The Bacteroides sp. region CCTTCTGCATATGCATGGGGACAGGATAATAGACCATGGCCGGTATATCTTTTGACTGGAGGTGTTCCTGAAGGCCAAAGCGGTCAATGTCCCTGGTGATCAGGGTGTATTGGTGAAACACATGGGTGGAGTTTCCTGCCCGCTTTGGTGTCAGCAACCTGGGGTTGTTGGCGAAGGCAAAATCGTAATAGTCGGCAACGGCCTGACGGGCTTCTGCATACTGGTCGAGGTGCCTGAGCTTAATGCGCAATATAGCAGCCTGAATGCTGTCGAGGCGTGAGTTAACACCAATGGAGTCGTGGTAGTAGCGCACTTCCATACCATGGTTGACGATCACGCGCATGCGCTGCGCAAGGTCATCGTCGTTGGTAAAGATGGCCCCGCCGTCGCCATAACAGCCCAGGTTTTTTGAGGGGAAAAAGGAAGTACAACCGATGTGCCCCATAGCCCCTGCCTTTTTGCTTGTCCCGTCGTTAAACCTGTAAGTAGCTCCAATAGCCTGGGCCGTGTCTTCAATGACGTAAATGCCTGCTTCGCGGGCGATCTCCAGGATAGGGTCCATGTCGGCACACTGTCCGAAGAGATGAACCGGCACAACAGCCTTGGTTTTTGAGGTGATGGCCTTTCGGAATGCCCTGGGATCGATGTTAAAGGTAAGGGGGTCCACATCGACCAGAACAGGTGTCAAGCCAAGCAGGGCAATGACTTCAACGGTGGCGACAAAAGTAAAGGAGGTGGTAATGACTTCATCGCCGGGCTTCAGGTCAAGGGCCATCATGGCTACCTGCAGTGCATCAGTGCCATTCGCGCAGGGGATGACATGCTTTACCCCCAGGTAATCCTCAAGCTCTTTCTGGAAGCTTTTTACCTCGGGGCCGTTGATGTATTGGGTGGAGCGGATGACATTCAGAACTGCCTGATCAATTTCCTGACTGATCTTGTCGTATTGACCCTTGAGGTCAACCATCTGGATTTTCTTCATAAAGGAGGAAAAGGTTGTTTTTTGGATGAATTTTTCAGCTTACAAAGATAAAAATTATTCTTTCGGTCAGGTTTTTTTGGTGGCCTGATGGCCTATTTTCCTTGCTTTTTCAAAAGTTTCTTTTTTTGAAGATATCGCGTTTCGTTTTATTTGAATGCCGTATCTTTGGACAAGAAAAAAAACCTCCGGATGCGGATTCTTTATAATTTCTTTCT contains the following coding sequences:
- a CDS encoding DegT/DnrJ/EryC1/StrS family aminotransferase yields the protein MKKIQMVDLKGQYDKISQEIDQAVLNVIRSTQYINGPEVKSFQKELEDYLGVKHVIPCANGTDALQVAMMALDLKPGDEVITTSFTFVATVEVIALLGLTPVLVDVDPLTFNIDPRAFRKAITSKTKAVVPVHLFGQCADMDPILEIAREAGIYVIEDTAQAIGATYRFNDGTSKKAGAMGHIGCTSFFPSKNLGCYGDGGAIFTNDDDLAQRMRVIVNHGMEVRYYHDSIGVNSRLDSIQAAILRIKLRHLDQYAEARQAVADYYDFAFANNPRLLTPKRAGNSTHVFHQYTLITRDIDRFGLQEHLQSKDIPAMVYYPVPMHMQKAYTDPRYREGDFPVTEALSKSVISLPMHTELDDEQLKFITQSVLEYVNR